The following proteins are co-located in the Rattus norvegicus strain BN/NHsdMcwi chromosome X, GRCr8, whole genome shotgun sequence genome:
- the Hcfc1 gene encoding host cell factor 1 isoform X3, with protein MASAVSPANLPAVLLQPRWKRVVGWSGPVPRPRHGHRAVAIKELIVVFGGGNEGIVDELHVYNTATNQWFIPAVRGDIPPGCAAYGFVCDGTRLLVFGGMVEYGKYSNDLYELQASRWEWKRLKAKTPKNGPPPCPRLGHSFSLVGNKCYLFGGLANDSEDPKNNIPRYLNDLYILELRPGSGVVAWDIPITYGVLPPPRESHTAVVYTEKDNKKSKLVIYGGMSGCRLGDLWTLDIETLTWNKPSLSGVAPLPRSLHSATTIGNKMYVFGGWVPLVMDDVKVATHEKEWKCTNTLACLNLDTMAWETILMDTLEDNIPRARAGHCAVAINTRLYIWSGRDGYRKAWNNQVCCKDLWYLETEKPPPPARVQLVRANTNSLEVSWGAVATADSYLLQLQKYDIPATAATATSPTPNPVPSVPANPPKSPAPAAAAPAVQPLTQVGITLVPQAAAAPPSTTTIQVLPTVPGSSISVPTAARTQGVPAVLKVTGPQATTGTPLVTMRPASQAGKAPVTVTSLPASVRMVVPTQSAQGTVIGSNPQMSGMAALAAAAAATQKIPPSSAPTVLSVPAGTTIVKTVAVTPGTTTLPATVKVASSPVMVSNPATRMLKTAAAQVGTSVSSAANTSTRPIITVHKSGTVTVAQQAQVVTTVVGGVTKTITLVKSPISVPGGSALISNLGKVMSVVQTKPVQTSAVTGQASTGPVTQIIQTKGPLPAGTILKLVTSADGKPTTIITTTQASGAGTKPTILGISSVSPSTTKPGTTTIIKTIPMSAIITQAGATGVTSSPGIKSPITIITTKVMTSGTGAPAKIITAVPKIATGHGQQGVTQVVLKGAPGQPGTILRTVPMGGVRLVTPVTVSAVKPAVTTLVVKGTTGVTTLGTVTGTVSTSLAGAGAHSTSASLATPITTLGTIATLSSQVINPTAITVSAAQTTLTAAGGLTTPTITMQPVSQPTQVTLITAPSGVEAQPVHDLPVSILASPTTEQPTATVTIADSGQGDVQPGTVTLVCSNPPCETHETGTTNTATTTVVANLGGHPQPTQVQFVCDRQEAAASLVTSAVGQQNGNVVRVCSNPPCETHETGTTNTATTATSNMAGQHGCSNPPCETHETGTTSTATTAMSSMGTGQQRDARRATNTPTVVRITVAPGALERAQGTVKPPCQTQQTNMTSTTMTVQATGAPCSAGPLLRPSVALETGSHSPAFVQLALPSVRVGLSGPSSKDVPTGRQPETYHTYTTNTPTTARSIMVAGELGTARVVPTSQYDCLQASSPSSTMTMTALEALLCPSATVTQVCSNPPCETHETGTTNTATTSNAGSAQRVCSNPPCETHETGTTHTATTATSNGGAGQPEGGQQPASGHPCETHQTTSTGTTMSVSVGALIPDATPSHGTLESGLEVVAVPTVTSQAGATLLASFSTQRVCSNPPCETHETGTTHTATTVTSNMSSNQDPPPAASDQGEVASTQGDSTNITSASAITTTVSSTLPRAVTTVTQSTPVPGPSVPPPEELQVSPGPRQQLPPRQLLQSASTPLMGESAEVLSASQTPELQAAVDLSSTGDPSSVQEPTTSAVVATVVVQPPQPTQSEVDQLSLPQELMAEAQAGTTTLMVTGLTPEELAVTAAAEAAAQAAATEEAQALAIQAVLQAAQQAVMAGTGEPMDTSEAAAAVTQAELGHLSAEGQEGQATTIPIVLTQQELAALVQQQQQLQEAQAQAQQQHHLPTEALAPADSLNDPSIESNCLNELASAVPSTVALLPSTATESLAPSNTFVAPQPVVVASPAKMQAAATLTEVANGIESLGVKPDLPPPPSKAPIKKENQWFDVGVIKGTSVMVTHYFLPPDDAVQSDDDSGTVPDYNQLKKQELQPGTAYKFRVAGINACGRGPFSEISAFKTCLPGFPGAPCAIKISKSPDGAHLTWEPPSVTSGKIIEYSVYLAIQSSQASGEPKSSTPAQLAFMRVYCGPSPSCLVQSSSLSNAHIDYTTKPAIIFRIAARNEKGYGPATQVRWLQETSKDSSGTKPASKRPMSSPEMKSAPKKSKADGQ; from the exons cGACCAACCAGTGGTTCATCCCAGCTGTGAGAGGGGATATCCCTCCAGGGTGTGCAGCCTATGGCTTTGTATGTGATGGTACTCGCCTGCTGGTGTTTGGTGGAATGGTAGAGTATGGAAAATACAGCAACGACCTCTATGAGCTCCAG GCAAGTCGCTGGGAATGGAAGAGACTGAAGGCAAAGACACCCAAAAACGGGCCTCCTCCGTGTCCTCGGCTTGGACACAGTTTCTCCCTTGTGGGCAACAAATGTTACCTGTTTGGGGGTCTGGCCAATGATAGTGAGGACCCCAAGAACAACATTCCGAG GTACCTGAATGACTTATATATTCTCGAACTACGGCCAGGCTCTGGAGTGGTAGCTTGGGACATTCCCATCACTTATGGTGTCCTTCCTCCACCCCGGGAGTCACATACTGCTGTGGTCTACACTGAAAAAGATAACAAGAAATCCAAGCTGGTGATCTATGGAGGGATGAGTGGCTGCAGGCTAGGGGACCTTTGGACCCTGGACATTG AGACACTGACATGGAATAAGCCCAGCCTTAGTGGGGTGGCACCCCTTCCTCGCAGCCTCCACTCTGCAACCACCATAGGAAACAA AATGTATGTATTTGGTGGCTGGGTGCCCCTTGTCATGGACGATGTCAAAGTGGCCACACACGAGAAGGAATGGAAGTGTACCAACACACTGGCTTGTCTCAACCTGG ATACCATGGCCTGGGAAACCATCCTGATGGATACACTGGAGGACAACATTCCTCGAGCTCGAGCAGGCCACTGTGCTGTTGCCATCAATACTCGCCTGTATATTTGGAGTGGCCGTGATGGCTATCGCAAGGCCTGGAACAATCAGGTCTGCTGCAAGGACCTGTGGTATCTGGAGACAG AAAAGCCACCACCCCCAGCCCGAGTTCAACTAGTACGAGCCAACACCAACTCACTGGAGGTTAGCTGGGGTGCAGTGGCAACAGCCGACAGTTACCTTCTACAACTCCAGAAATATGACATTCCTGCCACAGCTGCTACGGCTACCTCCCCCACTCCCAATCCAGTCCCGTCTGTGCCTGCCAACCCTCCCAAGAGCCCTGCGCCAGCAGCAGCTGCACCTGCTGTACAACCACTGACCCAAGTAGGCATCACACTTGTGCCCCAGGCTGCCGCTGCACCCCCAAGCACAACCACCATCCAGGTCTTGCCGACAGTGCCAGGCAGCTCTATTTCTGTGCCCACTGCAGCCAGGACTCAAG GTGTCCCTGCTGTTCTCAAAGTGACTGGTCCTCAAGCTACAACAGGAACACCACTGGTCACCATGAGACCTGCAAGCCAGGCTGGAAAAGCTCCTGTCACTGTGACTTCCCTGCCTGCCAGTGTGAGAATGGTTGTACCCACTCAGAGTGCCCAGGGCACG GTGATTGGCAGCAACCCACAGATGAGTGGGATGGCTGcattggctgctgctgctgctgccacacaGAAaatccctccttcctcagcacccACAGTGCTAAGTGTCCCAGCAGGCACCACCATTGTCAAGACAGTGGCTGTGAcacctggtacaaccactcttccAGCCACTGTGAAGGTGGCCTCCTCACCTGTTATG GTGAGCAACCCAGCTACTCGAATGCTAAAGACTGCAGCTGCCCAAGTGGGGACATCTGTGTCCTCTGCTGCCAACACATCTACCCGCCCTATCATCACAGTACATAAATCAGGGACTGTAACAGTGGCCCAGCAAGCCCAGGTGGTGACCACGGTGGTAGGCGGAGTCACCAAGACCATCACTCTAGTGAAGAGCCCCATCTCTGTCCCGGGAGGCAGTGCTCTG ATTTCCAATCTTGGAAAAGTGATGTCAGTGGTCCAGACCAAACCAGTTCAGACTTCAGCAGTGACAGGCCAAGCATCTACAGGTCCTGTGACTCAGATCATCCAG ACCAAAGGACCCCTGCCAGCAGGGACTATCCTGAAGTTGGTGACATCAGCAGATGGCAAGCCCacaaccatcatcaccaccacacaGGCTAGTGGGGCAGGGACCAAGCCCACTATCCTGGGCATCAGTAGTGTCTCTCCTAGCACCACCAAACCCGGCACAACTACCATCATTAAGACCATTCCCATGTCAGCAATTATCACCCAGGCAGGCGCCACAG GTGTTACCAGCAGTCCTGGCATTAAGTCCCCCATCACAATTATCACCACCAAGGTGATGACTTCAGGAACAGGAGCACCTGCCAAAATCATCACTGCTGTCCCCAAGATTGCTACTGGCCATGGGCAACAAGGAGTGACCCAG GTGGTGCTAAAGGGGGCCCCTGGACAGCCAGGCACCATCCTCCGCACTGTGCCCATGGGCGGCGTTCGCCTGGTCACCCCTGTCACCGTCTCCGCTGTCAAGCCAGCTGTCACCACATTGGTTGTGAAGGGCACCACAG GTGTTACAACACTAGGCACAGTGACAGGCACTGTCTCCACCAGCCTTGCCGGAGCTGGGGCACATAGCACCAGTGCTTCTCTGGCTACACCTATCACTACTTTGGGCACCATTGCTACTCTCTCAAGTCAGGTGATCAACCCTACTGCTATCACAGTGTCAGCTGCACAGACTACACTAACAGCTGCTGGTGGACTCACCACACCTACAATCACAATGCAG CCTGTCTCCCAGCCTACCCAGGTGACTCTGATCACAGCACCTAGCGGGGTTGAGGCCCAACCTGTACATGACCTTCCTGTGTCCATTTTGGCCTCACCTACTACAGAGCAACCCACAGCAACAGTCACTATCGCTGACTCAGGCCAGGGTGATGTACAACCTGGCACTGTGACACTGGTGTGTTCCAACCCACCCTGTGAAACCCATGAAACAGGCACCACCAACACAGCTACCACCACTGTTGTGGCTAACCTTGGGGGACATCCTCAGCCTACCCAGGTGCAGTTTGTTTGTGACAGACAGGAGGCAGCTGCTTCACTTGTGACCTCAGCTGTGGGACAACAGAATGGTAATGTGGTCCGTGTCTGTTCAAACCCCCCCTGTGAAACCCATGAGACAggcaccaccaacactgccacaACAGCCACCTCAAACATGGCTGGGCAGCATGGCTGCTCGAATCCTCCCTGCGAGACTCATGAGACAGGTACCACCAGCACTGCCACTACAGCAATGTCCAGCATGGGCACTGGGCAGCAGCGAGACGCTCGTCGTGCCACTAACACCCCCACTGTAGTGCGGATCACTGTGGCTCCTGGGGCATTGGAAAGAGCCCAGGGTACTGTGAAGCCTCCGTGCCAAACCCAGCAGACCAACATGACCAGCACCACCATGACTGTGCAGGCCACTGGAGCTCCATGCTCAGCTGGCCCACTGCTCAGGCCAAGTGTGGCACTGGAGACTGGGAGCCATAGCCCTGCCTTCGTGCAACTAGCCCTTCCAAGTGTCAGAGTTGGGCTAAGTGGCCCCAGCAGCAAGGACGTGCCCACAGGGCGCCAACCAGAGACATATCATACTTACACAACCAATACCCCAACCACAGCCCGTTCTATCATGGTTGCTGGGGAGCTTGGTACAGCTCGGGTGGTCCCCACATCTCAATATGATTGCCTCCAGGCAAGCTCTCCCAGTAGCACCATGACTATGACAGCCCTAGAGGCCCTGCTGTGCCCTTCAGCTACTGTGACCCAAGTCTGCTCCAACCCACCATGTGAGACCCATGAGACGGGTACCACCAACACCGCCACTACCTCCAATGCGGGCAGTGCTCAGCGAGTATGCTCTAACCCACCTTGTGAGACTCATGAGAcgggcaccacacacacagctacCACTGCCACATCAAATGGAGGCGCAGGCCAGCCTGAGGGTGGACAACAGCCTGCCAGTGGCCATCCCTGCGAGACACACCAGACCACTTCCACTGGCACCACTATGTCAGTCAGTGTGGGTGCCCTGATTCCTGATGCCACTCCCTCTCATGGGACCCTGGAGTCTGGTTTAGAGGTGGTAGCAGTGCCCACTGTCACCTCCCAGGCTGGTGCCACATTGCTGGCCTCTTTCTCAACACAGAGGGTATGCTCCAATCCTCCTTGCGAGACCCACGAGACAGGTACAACGCACACAGCCACCACTGTCACCTCTAACATGAGCTCAAACCAAG ACCCTCCACCAGCTGCCAGTGACCAAGGAGAAGTGGCGAGTACCCAAGGTGACAGCACAAATATCACCAGTGCCAGTGCTATCACTACAACTGTGTCTTCTACACTGCCAAGAGCAGTGACCACTGTGACACAGTCTACACCAGTCCCAGGTCCTTCTGTGCCG CCCCCAGAGGAACTCCAGGTCTCACCAGGGCCTCGCCAGCAGCTGCCTCCAAGGCAACTCCTGCAGTCTGCCTCCACACCCCTGATGGGGGAGTCCGCCGAGGTCCTGTCAGCCTCCCAGACCCCTGAGCTCCAGGCCGCCGTGGATCTGAGCAGCACTGGGGACCCATCTTCAGTCCAGGAGCCTACCACCTCTGCTGTTGTGGCCACTGTGGTGGTCCAACCACCCCAACCCACACAGTCTGAAGTAGACCAGTTATCACTTCCCCAAGAGCTGATGGCTGAAGCCCAGGCGGGCACCACAACCCTTATGGTAACAGGGCTCACTCCAGAGGAGCTGGCAGTGACTGCTGCTGCTGAAGCAGCTGCTCAAGCTGCAGCCACTGAAGAAGCTCAAGCCTTGGCCATCCAGGCTGTGCTCCAGGCTGCACAGCAGGCTGTCATGG CAGGCACTGGGGAGCCCATGGATACAtctgaagcagcagcagcagtgacacaAGCAGAACTGGGTCATCTTTCAGCTGAAGGCCAAGAGGGTCAGGCTACCACCATACCCATTGTGCTGACACAGCAGGAGCTTGCAGCTCTtgtacagcagcagcagcagctccaggaGGCTCAAGCCCAAGCCCAGCAACAGCACCACCTTCCCACTGAGGCTCTGGCCCCAGCTGACAGTCTCAATGACCCATCCATCGAGAGCAACTGCCTCAATGAGTTAGCTAGTGCTGTCCCCAGCACTGTGGCCTTGCTACCCTCAACAGCTACTGAGA GTTTGGCTCCATCTAACACATTTGTGGCTCCTCAGCCTGTTGTTGTAGCCAGTCCAGCAAAGATGCAGGCTGCAGCAACCCTTACTGAAGTGGCAAATGGCATTGAGTCCCTGGGTGTG AAACCGGACTTGCCACCCCCACCCAGCAAAGCCCCTATAAAAAAGGAGAACCAgtggtttgatgtgggggtcaTTAAAGGTACCAGTGTAATGGTGACACACTATTTTCTGCCACCAGATGATGCTGTTCAGTCAGAT GATGACTCAGGCACCGTTCCAGACTATAACCAGCTAAAGAAGCAGGAGCTGCAGCCAGGCACAGCTTATAAATTTCGAGTTGCTGGAATCAATGCTTGTGGCCGGGGCCCCTTCAGTGAGATCTCAGCCTTTAAGACTTGTCTGCCTGGTTTTCCAGGGGCTCCTTGTGCTATTAAAATCAGCAAG AGCCCAGATGGTGCTCACCTCACCTGGGAGCCACCCTCTGTGACCTCCGGCAAGATTATCGAGTACTCTGTGTACCTGGCCATCCAGAGCTCACAGGCCAGTGGTGAGCCCAAGAGCTCTACCCCAGCCCAGCTGGCCTTCATGCGAGTATACTGTGGGCCTAGCCCTTCCTGCCTTGTGCAGTCCTCCAGCCTCTCCAACGCCCACATTGACTATACTACAAAGCCTGCCATCATCTTCCGCATTGCTGCCCGCAATGAAAAGGGCTACGGCCCTGCCACACAAGTGAGGTGGTTACAAG AAACCAGTAAAGACAGCTCTGGCACCAAGCCAGCTAGCAAGCGGCCCATGTCGTCTCCAGAAAT GAAATCTGCTCCAAAGAAGTCTAAGGCTGATGGTCAGTGA